From Eretmochelys imbricata isolate rEreImb1 chromosome 17, rEreImb1.hap1, whole genome shotgun sequence, a single genomic window includes:
- the TRARG1 gene encoding trafficking regulator of GLUT4 1: MASKSEAQFEKALGGPALPAGCQETEQLLFASEGKGEKGVRGSKSFSGTLASDKSLETEQNGHSLPYKAVSAGHLEAAPHSPSRISLGRASSTATTSAQEQGRPLDYLVLAIFSCFCPVWPINIVALVFSIMGRQQPQSSSTLLTAQKRTAGNVQSAVPQKPIKM; encoded by the exons ATGGCCAGCAAGAGCGAGGCGCAGTTCGAGAAGGCGCTGGGGGGCCCGGCCCTGCCCGCCGGCTGCCAAGAGACGGAGCAGCTGCTCTTCGCCAGCGAGGGCAAGGGCGAGAAGGGGGTCCGGGGCTCCAAGTCCTTCTCGGGGACCCTGGCCAGCGACAAGTCGCTGGAGACGGAGCAGAACGGCCACAGCCTGCCCTACAAGGCTGTGTCCGCCGGGCACCTGGAGGCGGCCCCGCACTCGCCCTCCCGGATCAGCCTGGGGCGGGCATCCTCCACCGCCACCACCAGTGCCCAGGAGCAGGGCCGGCCGCTGGATTATCTGGTGCTGGCCATCTTCTCCTGCTTCTGCCCCGTCTGGCCCATCAACATCGTGGCCTTGGTCTTTTCCATCATG GGaaggcagcagccccagagctccagcacgCTGCTTACTGCACAGAAACGCACCGCGGGGAACGTGCAGTCAGCGGTTCCCCAGAAGCCGATCAAGATGTAG